The DNA sequence CTGGCCCCGCCCACCCTGGAAGCCCTGGCCGGACTCTTCCCGGCCTGGATGCCACCCTCCAACCCGGTGGACCTGTGGCCGGCCATGGAGCTGCACGGCGGCTCGGAAACCTTGCACCGGGCGGTGGAGATCGTGGCCCAAGACCCGGGGGTGGACCTTATGTTTGTGCACTCCTTCCTGGGCGCGGCCAGCAAGGGCATGGACCTGGAAGCCATGCGGGCCGCGGCCCATGGGGGCGGCAAGGCCCTGGCCTTCTGGGGGCTGGGCCTCACCGAGCCCATGAAGGAGTTCGAGGGCCAGGCCCTGGCCGGCGGGGTGCCCCTGTTCGGCGAGATGGCCCGGGCGGTGGATTGCCTGGCCGCGGCCGCCCGCTGGCGCAAGAGCGAGCGCGCTCCCCGGCCCCCGGCCTCGGGCCGGGCCCTGCCCGGCGGCCTGCCCCCGCGCAAGGGCGTATGGGACGAGCACGACTCCAAGCACCTCCTGGCCGCCTGGGACATCCCGGTGGTGGCTGAGACGGCCACGGACGAGCTGGCCGCTGCCCAGGACGCGGCGGCCAAGCTGGGTTGGCCGGTGGTGCTCAAGGGCCTGCTGCCCGGCGAGGTGCACAAAACCGAGAAGGGCCTGGTGGTGCTGGGGGTGCGCGGCCCCGAGGAGTTGGCCGAGCAGTGGGAGCGCCTGCGCGAAGCCATGGACGGCCAGGGACGCATCCTGGTGCAGCGCCAGCAGCGGCCCGACTACGAGCTGATCGCGGGCTATCTGCGCGACCCTCAATTCGGCCCCTGCGTGATGCTGGGCTTGGGCGGGGTGCTGGCCGAGCTGGAGCCGGACGTGGCCTTTGAGCTGGCCCCCCTGGACCACCAACGCGCCCTGGCCATGCTGGGCCGCCTTCGCGGAGCCAAGCTTCTGGAAGGCTACCGGGGCCAGGCCCCCCTGGACCGCGAGGCCCTGGCCGGGCTGCTCTGCCGTTTGGGCGACCTGGGCGCCTCCCAACCGGGCATCACCCAGATCGACATCAACCCCGTGGCCGTGGAAAAGGGCGCACCCTTGGCCCTGGACGCCAGCATCATCTGGGAGGCCTAGACATGGACCGGCTTTTCGCGCCTTACGATCTCAAGGGCATTTCCCTGGCCAACCGCCTGGTGCGCTCGGCCACTTTCGACAACTCCGGCCGGGGCAGCGGCAAGGTCTCCGACCGCCAGCTGGAGCTGTACGGCGACCTGGCCCGGGGCCAGGTGGGGCTCATCGTTTCGGGCATCATCCTGGCCCACGAGTCGGGCCGGGTGGCCCTGCGCCAAAACTCCCTGGCCAACGACGAGTGCGTGGCCGACCTGGCCCGCATGACCGAGGTGGTGCACGCCCAAGGGAGCAAGGTGGCGGCGCAGCTTTTCCACGCCGGGCGCGAGGCGTCCCGCTTCCGCGCCTTCACCCAGGGCGAGCCCGCCTGGGCTCCCTCGCTGCTGGAGCATGACCCCTACTTCGAGCACCCGCACCGGGCCATGCCCGCCGAGGAGATCGAGGCGGTGGTGGCCGGCTTCGGCGCGGCCGCGCGGCGGGCCCGGGAGGCGGGCTTTGACGCGGTGCAGGTGCACGGGGCCCACGCCTATCTCTTTGCCCAGTTCCTTTCGCCCCACACCAACCGCCGCGAGGACCAGTGGGGCGGCGGCCTGGAGGGGCGGCTGCGCCTGCACCTGGAGGTGCTGGCCGCCATCCGCGCCCAGGTGGGGCCGGACTACCCGGTGATGATCAAGCTGGGCCTGGCCGACGGGTTTACCGGGGGCCTTGAGTTCGACGAGGGCCTGGAGGCGGCCCAGCGGCTGGCCGAGGCGGGCTACGACTGCATCGAGGTGAGCCAGGGCCTGCGCGGGGCCGACTACAGCGAGACCGAGTTCCGGCCCGAGGACAAGAAGGCTCCGGTGCAGGGCTACTTCCGCGCCTGGGCCGCGGCGGTCAAGGAGCGGGTAGCGGTGCCGGTGATCGCGGTGGGCGGCCTGCGCACCCCCCAGGCCTGCGCCGAGGCGCTGGCCCAGGGCCAGGCCGACCTGGTGGCCCTGAGCCGCCCCCTGATCAGCGAGCCCGGCCTGGTGGCCCGCTGGCAAGACGGCGACCACGCCCGCGCCCGCTGCATCTCCTGCAACAAGTGCATGGAGACGATTCTGCAAGGCAAGCCTCTTAGCTGCATCCTGGAGCGCCGGTCCGGCTGAGACCCCTGCTCTCCGGCCCGTCCCATCTGGTAGAATTGCCTCAGTTGAAGCCCCCCAAGCCAGGGACGCTTATGCCCAACAGCACTTGGCGCCAAATCCCGGACTACCTTGTCACCGCGCTCATGGAGTCGCCCCACGAGTCCATGCTGCTCATCGACGCGGAGGGCAAGATCCGCTTCATGAGCCGCTCCACCGCCGAGTTCTACCAGGTGGACCCGGTGCAGGTGGTGGGCGCCCACATCCACGAGGTGAACCCCGCTTCCCGTCTGCCCGAGGTGCTCAAGACCGGCAAGGCCGAGGTGGGCTCGGTGCTGCGCATGGCCGGCAAGGAGCGCATCATCGCCCGCATCCCCATCCGCGACGACGACGGCCGGATTGTGGGCGCATTCGCCAAGCTGGTCTTCTGGCACGTCAAGCGGGTGCGCGAGCTGGTGCGCCAGACCGAGGTGCTGGAGGAGAAAGTCAATTATTATGAGAAGGAGCTGCAAAACCTCTACTCCTCCCGTTACGACCTTCAGCTGGTGGTGGGCGAATCGCAGCCCATCCAGCAGGCCCGCCAGGTGGCCACCCAGGCGGCCCAGTCGGACCTGAGCCTTCTCATCACCGGCGAGACCGGCACGGGCAAGGACCTGTTCGCCCGAGCGGTGCACCGCATGAGCGCCCGCCACAACAAGCCCATCGTCAAGGTTAACTGCGGGGCCATCCCCCATGAGCTGTTCGAGTCGGAGTTCTTCGGCTACCAGGCCGGGGCCTTCACCGGGGCCAGCCAGCGCGGCAAGCCGGGCAAGTTCGAGCTGGCCAACGAGGGCACCATCTTCCTTGACGAGGTGGGCGAGCTGCCCCTGGCCATGCAGGTGAAGCTCTTGCGGGTCATCCAGGAGCAGGAGGTGGAGCGCCTGGGCGGCACCAAGCCCCTCAAGCTCAGCTTCCGGGTAATCGCGGCAACCAACCGGGACCTCAAGGCCATGATGCGCGCGGGCAAGTTCCGCCAGGACCTCTACTACCGCCTGAACATCTTCCACCTGCGCACCCCGGCCTTGCGCGAGATACGCGGCGACATCCCCCGCCTGGCCTATCACATCCTCTCGGGCCTGCGCACCGGCAAGCGCCCGGTGCCCGCGCGGGTTTCCCAGGAGGTGATGCAGCTGCTGAGCTCCCACGACTGGCCGGGCAATGTGCGCGAACTCAAGAACGTCCTGGAGCGGGCCGCGGCCGTGGCCGGCAGCGGCAC is a window from the Desulfarculaceae bacterium genome containing:
- a CDS encoding sigma 54-interacting transcriptional regulator, with the translated sequence MPNSTWRQIPDYLVTALMESPHESMLLIDAEGKIRFMSRSTAEFYQVDPVQVVGAHIHEVNPASRLPEVLKTGKAEVGSVLRMAGKERIIARIPIRDDDGRIVGAFAKLVFWHVKRVRELVRQTEVLEEKVNYYEKELQNLYSSRYDLQLVVGESQPIQQARQVATQAAQSDLSLLITGETGTGKDLFARAVHRMSARHNKPIVKVNCGAIPHELFESEFFGYQAGAFTGASQRGKPGKFELANEGTIFLDEVGELPLAMQVKLLRVIQEQEVERLGGTKPLKLSFRVIAATNRDLKAMMRAGKFRQDLYYRLNIFHLRTPALREIRGDIPRLAYHILSGLRTGKRPVPARVSQEVMQLLSSHDWPGNVRELKNVLERAAAVAGSGTLLPDHLPPDFLEAAPQSKVVSPAPRSLKAEMAEAERQALERALKYTGGNRTQAAELLGIHRTGLHQKIKKYGLD
- a CDS encoding acetate--CoA ligase family protein, which gives rise to MQKFFTPASVAVVGASPDRTGQHLLANTALAPGVSVYPVNPKYNELAGLPCFPSVKDIPGPVDLAVLLVPARFVPQVLRDCAAKGTRAVMIQSAGFAETGEEGHALQEECLAIARQADMRLWGPNCMGLVDVPGRRFFTFMHSRITDALLPHGGLSLVVQSGMLSAGFLADLATRRGVAVSKACSLGNKCDVDECDVLQVLLDDPETKAVGLYLESLPRGRRFMELAEGADKPLVVLKSGRSRSGAKAALSHTASLAGNARLTEGLLAAAGVTTARDFHQMVDLGRTLAMLPDLPAKAKTAVLTFSGGGGILSCDLLEEQGLEVAELAPPTLEALAGLFPAWMPPSNPVDLWPAMELHGGSETLHRAVEIVAQDPGVDLMFVHSFLGAASKGMDLEAMRAAAHGGGKALAFWGLGLTEPMKEFEGQALAGGVPLFGEMARAVDCLAAAARWRKSERAPRPPASGRALPGGLPPRKGVWDEHDSKHLLAAWDIPVVAETATDELAAAQDAAAKLGWPVVLKGLLPGEVHKTEKGLVVLGVRGPEELAEQWERLREAMDGQGRILVQRQQRPDYELIAGYLRDPQFGPCVMLGLGGVLAELEPDVAFELAPLDHQRALAMLGRLRGAKLLEGYRGQAPLDREALAGLLCRLGDLGASQPGITQIDINPVAVEKGAPLALDASIIWEA
- a CDS encoding NADH:flavin oxidoreductase, producing the protein MDRLFAPYDLKGISLANRLVRSATFDNSGRGSGKVSDRQLELYGDLARGQVGLIVSGIILAHESGRVALRQNSLANDECVADLARMTEVVHAQGSKVAAQLFHAGREASRFRAFTQGEPAWAPSLLEHDPYFEHPHRAMPAEEIEAVVAGFGAAARRAREAGFDAVQVHGAHAYLFAQFLSPHTNRREDQWGGGLEGRLRLHLEVLAAIRAQVGPDYPVMIKLGLADGFTGGLEFDEGLEAAQRLAEAGYDCIEVSQGLRGADYSETEFRPEDKKAPVQGYFRAWAAAVKERVAVPVIAVGGLRTPQACAEALAQGQADLVALSRPLISEPGLVARWQDGDHARARCISCNKCMETILQGKPLSCILERRSG